In Nicotiana tabacum cultivar K326 chromosome 21, ASM71507v2, whole genome shotgun sequence, one DNA window encodes the following:
- the LOC107815985 gene encoding heavy metal-associated isoprenylated plant protein 35, whose translation MRKLSFGKVLDCFSTTLSSSGSCFCINDFGNHDDLLESKPLMNNPSEDEHLVRLKDIINVGPPTLAFHLKPKVVVLRVSIHCNGCARKVEKHISKMEGVTMYQVDLETKKVVVIGDILPFQVLESISKVVKNAELSSWNTPQDDSL comes from the exons ATGAGGAAGCTAAGTTTTGGCAAAGTTTTAGACTGTTTTAGTACTACTCTTTCTTCTTCTGGATCTTGTTTTTGCATCAATGATTTTGGAAATCATGACGATTTGTTAGAAAGCAAGCCACTGATGAATAATCCTTCAGAAGATGAACATTTGGTGAGACTTAAGGATATCATTAATGTGGGACCTCCAACTCTAGCTTTCCATTTGAAGCCTAAG GTGGTGGTGCTAAGAGTGTCCATACACTGCAATGGTTGTGCAAGGAAAGTTGAGAAACACATCTCCAAAATGGAAG GGGTGACAATGTACCAAGTAGACCTTGAAACCAAGAAAGTGGTTGTTATTGGAGACATATTACCTTTCCAAGTTTTGGAGAGCATTTCAAAAGTCGTAAAAAATGCTGAGCTTTCGAGTTGGAACACTCCTCAAGATGACTCGTTATAA